A region of the Megalops cyprinoides isolate fMegCyp1 chromosome 21, fMegCyp1.pri, whole genome shotgun sequence genome:
ATATTTGCGTACGTTTTAAATGTCTAGCGTTAGCTATCCGATGCACAAACTGAAGACAACAAATATGCAACAACAGTCTGGTACATTCAAAAGTTCTGTTGCTTTCTTGCTATTTgagagtgcaaaaaaaaaaaaagtcaaatcacCTCCACATCGTGTATGATCCGATACACGTAAAGCTGAGAGGTGCCTGCCACCACCAGGTTTTTCTCCTCGCTGGAGATGAAGTTGCAGTACACGGAGAACTCGATCGCCGTCGGGGAGTGAGCCTGACGGTACACGGCGTACATCCTGCTCGGCCCGGCGCACGCCCACTCTCAGCGACTGACAACTTGACAATTCCAAGTCAAAAACCCAGAAGagttaaacacaaaaacattcctCATCTAGGTAAAAATTTGACAAGAGCTTTTTATCTTAATTGTTTTTGTAGCCCCTATGACAATAATCACAGACAACTGTTCAATGCAATGTTTTAAATCGTTGAAATTACGCTAGATGCAAGCCCTCCACACAGTTGGAAGCGACACTCGAGgaatagtagctagctagcgagaGCGACATTCATGTCTTCACGACTGTATAGCAGACTAGCTAACCAGTCTTGCCTCATTTAAAGTGGGCGGCATGTAAATAGGCTTAAAAGGTTAAAGAGGTGGCAAAAAGACGCACGTTGTTAACTTAGCTAACACAGAAACGGAAACCAGAGCCAATGTTACCAAGTCTTTTAGCaacagttagctagccagttatCTAGCTATGCTGCTTCAAGGCTCAGGATTGCCGCGCTGAAATCTCCGTGTTGGTAATTTTCAAGGACACCAACACAAGAATGGTTCAAATGAACTGCGTTTATTTACATAAGACATCAATCTAAATGGCTGTGTAGTTGTGTTAACTAAACTTTACAGAGGTAGCTAACTATGAAGCTTCATATAACTTAAAAGCAGCGCCACAGCATGAGCTACAACCAGGTTTGAGTTAGCCAGTTCGCTAAGTAGGTAAATACAGTGAATGGCCTACCTATTTGTTCCGATTAACGGTTACTTTCCCTCCTAGATGGACTCCTCTTTACCACCTCGCTATAATTTCATGGCCTGTTTTGAGGTTTGGTAATTTAACAATTGTATGGTGCGGTTGTGTTGGCTCTTCCATTCATAACACAACCCAGCATGCAACTGTCACGGACAACCTCCGGGCAGGAAACAAGGACATAACAAAAGGTTCCTAGAATAAGGAAACATTGCaacatatttttcttcttattttgtTATATAAACTTCAGTTATATAGTAAACATTACAAATACATGAGAGAgttatgaaaatgcatttgaagaTTAAATGTGTTAGTGAGATGAGTTTTTAAaaccacactcaccacacataATTTGAACACCGGTAGTTCTTAATATTCAATCTGATAAAATTTGATGGCAATTTTTGATATTCCGTGATGTATTTTCTAAGCGATTGCAAGATCTTGAAAGCTTGGTAGAATGGGAGTACTGATACATGCTTTTAGAGCCAAAAGCATGGTTTAGGGTTACCTgatcacattaaattattgaatctggtgtatatgtgtgtataatcTCATTTGTTATATATAAACTATCTCAAAAATATAACAtctcaaaatgttttcaaacagtGGTGACACACTCTGATCTAGTTTAAAAAGACTGTCAAACCCAGAGTGTGCAGATAAATTTTTCTTTAATCATATAACTATCACACACATCCTTCATCTTTAGTTTAGTCCCCCTTGccatctgtttttgttcatttaatctTGGCATAGCCTGTTGGTTGTGATGCAAACACTTTAGTGCACAAAGCACATCCATCCTATGACGAATAGCCAAATTAATTTACTTCTAAATGAGTGaattaacacaaacattttcattcaacatCAAAATGGTTGAATTCATAAACATAGGCAAATGTGCAGtacaattacacatataaatCAAAAGAATAAGCTTTCAACAATCATCCACTTAAATGCACAAAAGTCTGAACcacaaacagaaatagaaaaattCTCAAACCCTATTAGAACAGAAGGTAAAAATTAACTGTCAGATTGTCACTAGCTTCTTATTATTTAGGGCAAATGTTAAGTTAGTGTGCAGGCGTACACATGACATAATTTTCTGTGTCTTATGTCTAACATGAATGCATCACATAATTTGGTGTAAGACAACATTAGCATAGCATGTATGTTGCAGCATATCTAGTATAGAATTGCtctaaataaatcaatacacaCAGTATTGCTGAACTGTGTATTGCGTTTACAATTTCTTCATCTCAAACTTTTCCACAAAGGTGTTTCTTTTCATTGGtataaatgtactgtgtgtataataatgtataaatgtactattttttttaaaactgttgcTATGTGGGTTCATactcattcaaatgaaaatatgtcagAGCATCAAAGAAACTGCAGTGACTCAAAGAAAGACAACATTCACAACATAACAGAATACCACCAAGCGTAAACCATTTAAAAGAAAGTTAAACTCcaaacagcactgtggcatTGTACCAATTTTTTCAGTATACAGAGGTAAgcagtgttacattttaaaacaagatttttttaaataaactctGTTATATAAAGCCCTTATCTGTAAGTAATCAAAGCTATTGATTATTTTGTCCAGGCATGTAGTttcaggtaagttttagcagAAGGACATGAAACTGCAATGAAGAATGGCTTGGTGTCAGCCACGGATCTTCTGGCATGTGATGAGATATTCTGGATAGGCTTGTGTGTCATTGAAGATGACGAACAGGGTGGGGGAGTCCATCTTGTCTACCACACTATGGTATCTCAGAGGGATATCCGAGCCCTCCTTCAGGGGAGCGGTCTTCATTTCATGCTTGCCCTTGGTGAAGTCTCCTGTCAGCACTTTTGTCACAAATACATACTTGTGTCCATCAGCGTTAGGGGGCGAGTACTGGTCTTGGACAGATATGGCTGAATTCACGGCAAAATAGACCCCTTGCCCATACACCGTagctgcagaaagaaaaaaaaaagagttatgACAAAGATATATTGGGGAATATGCTGGATGGATGTTTGACCATCTCCTTCATGAATCAAGATGCCAATTCTAATAATCTAATTATCAGCCAGACAAAatttgaaacaaacaacaaaatgtcaGTAACCTGTCTGCTGCACAATTTTTTCATACAACTCTTTTTGGAATTGGTAATGGTACATTGGGTTTGTCTCACCATGATAACCTCTGTCTCGCTTCAGTGCTTCTGCATGAACATAGCAATACTCCACATACACAAGTTTGTGGAAAACACTGGCATGCAAGCCAACAGATTCCTTTTGCATGACTAACAGTGCCCAGCAGTGAAGTGATAACCACCTGGAGAATGGGCActattccactgacatcatccaagctACCTGCAAATGACGAGACAACACCCTGGCCGACCTAGCCACCCCTTCCCTGGGGAAATGAAGCCAATTTTTTCCACCTGAATGGGTTCCCGGTCATTGTCATCCGATGACATGGCCAGTTTCAAACCCAGCAGTGGGGCTCAAATCTGTCCGTTGTGTCATTAAACCAGAATAAAGCCTTGACAGTTTGTGGGACCGTACCATTTTTCCCACAAAAGCTTCTGTTGAAGCCATGAATGCAGATCTCCTTCACGCTTGTTTCACTTGTTCCATGGTACAGAGTTCTCTCCACCTCTGGATCAGAAGCACTCTGCAGCATGCTGGCCTTTTTTAGCTTGTACTGATTGTACAAAAGAGTATTCATGAGTTTCTCCAcctgaaaatacaattttattaaGAAGTTAGAGCATGGGGTGTGGAACTTTGGCTTTTGCAAGTTTGAAGGTCAAATAGTTATAAATCCTTGAAGGAAACTGAATCTCTCTGTACTCTAGCACATTTTTGCCCAGATAATGTAACAGAAAATCACACctttataatttttattttgttgtggtatTCCTGAATACTGTCGTAGAACTCTTTGACGACATTCTGGAATTCATCAGAATCCTCATCGACTCTGGAAGCTTCAGGCAGGTTTGACAACACGCTGACGTCCTCATCTGGCCAAAACATTGcaatatataatttttacatgcatttgtaAACATAAGAGCAGTAAGTTGGGGGAAGAATAATTCATCATCTACTATACCTCAGTTACAATTACTGTTGCAAGTAAGTCCTTAGAAGTTTGTACTGGCAGTCAAATGTCTAAATTTAAACTGGTAAAATTACATCTTCAAGTAACGGAACTTTCATcatacacatacaacacaaaaacaaaatcctttaaaatgtgttcagtcAGACTGTACCTGTTatcaaaacattaaacagaacattatttCAAAGCATGTATGCTAACTCTAATCTGTGTAAATCACTGTTTCAATGTTTGCTGTACCTGGTATATCTGTATACAAGTCAGCTGAGCTCAGTAATTTCCTCGAAATTTGAACAGATTTCCCAGAGGAAATGTTATActccttcattttttcaaagtcaATGCTGTAAGGTTGACCATCGAAAACAATATCGATCTTCTTTTGCTTCATTTTCCAGGCGTTTTCTATGTAGGCAGTAGCATTGGGAGGGTACGGCGTTGGCACCGACTTTGAGTCATGCCACACCCACTGCACGGTCCGCAGAATTTCAGAATCGGGTATTATGTTCGAAATCCTTTTCAGCAATTGTTTCAGGTCAGGGACTGCCTCTGTGACATAGTCCTTAAAGCCTGAAATCGTGGCAGTGGTTCCTTGGATCTGAATTTCCACCGCATGTTTCCTTTTGATGAGGTCCACACATTTCTTCTGGTGCTCGGACAGATTCTTCAGGCACTTGTGCTGAACCGTCTCCTGACACTGCCTCAGGCTGACTTTCTTCCCCAAGGCAATGTCCACTCTGATCAGGTCGCAGCTATAGCCAGCATACACCCGTATCTCGGCGGTGTTAGCCGCCCTAATGGCATCCTGGAGCGAGACGCGGATCGCTTGCTCCAGCTGTGAATCGGCAGCGGCAGCGCCACATTGCTGGACTGTTCTCTTGGATATTTCCAACGCTTTTTGCAGTTCGTCCTCTCCATCTGCTGCTGAGGACCTCCCACTTTCCATTGAGTACTGTATAGCCAAGGAGAGCATAGCATCCTCTGTAAGGTCTGGGGAAGTGGCCTCCAGGGAAAGCTGCTTGGCATAGTCCATCTCTTGGTCTTCCACACGGAGCTCCCCGCTGTCCCCTCCCTCTGGTGCTGGCCGGAGTGCGTCCTCCGCAGAATTAACAGAATCATCCGCTGATTGTCTGCCTGTGTTGTCTGCTGAGCTGAGAGTGTCAGGATCAGCAGCAGTATAGAGGTCCTCTTCATCCATGATTGTATTCACGCTGGGAGGACCTGAGGTCGAGTTCAACGTCCCACCAAAGACAGAGACTAGTCTCTTTGCCTCTTCTAGAAGACCTATATGAAGACATATTCAGAATGAGTAAATTACCAGACAGCGCATTTAATGTAACCGTACTGCGAGTGCATAAATTCCACAGACCTCTGTCAGCTTCACTGAGGTCATTGGCATTCACATCCGTCCCAGTTAGAGGCGAGTTCAAAGGCTGTGCAGAACTGTGGTAACTGTCTGAGGAGTTTCTCTGAAAGTTTTGTTGTGATGTTAGTTTCCATGCCGATTCAAAGACGTCCTGGGTGCAAGAGAAAAAGTTAGAACATAAATGAATTTCAATGTCTactccacattcacacacagctacaTGCTATACGTAAGCAAAACCCCAAGAATCTTACTAATAGTACCGCAGTATTAATACTGGCGGCAGTGGTGTATTCCAATCAAAGCGTTCTTAAATCCAGCCTTCTAGTGTACATTCAAGTAATACAACATGAATATTACCAAAAAACAGCAGAGTAGCATGTGATATACAGGCAACGAAAGCTTCCCCGACATGTGATCTTGCATCttttacacaaatacatactgtTAGGAACATCTGAAAAATCTAAAGAAGCCTATGAAGCATGCGTAAGTGATGATGGGGTCACCTGGTCTTCCAGGGGTACCCAATGGACTTTGTCCATACTGATGTAGACTTGAAATTTAGCCTTCATTTCTTCAAGGATGTTGGTTCCCTCCTCCTCGACCAGAAAGCGGGCCACTCCTGGCTGGCTTACAGAAATGTCTCTGGTCAATACTGAGCTCACCACGCCTCGCAGAAGCTCATCTGCGGCTTGGCACGCATTCGCGTTCCCATGCACCTGCAGACCATTGGAAACGTCAGCATACAGAAACTGATAAGCAAATACGaatcatttaaatacacatttgtttatttgttattacatcctgctctgtgcatttgtgATAATATTCACACACcaaaaaagtacaatttaaTTGCAAAAACTATGAAGAAACCATCCTTCACAAGCAAAAACTactgatataataataataaacacatactCTGAATCCAGTCACATCCTCTCCTTCGAGTGGGAATACAGAAACCTGGTCCATGTCAGCCAAGAGCTGGTGACAGTGGACTTGGATGTACTTTAGCATCCCGGGCTCCATGGTGATCACCGTCTCCACCTGAATGGGTGTGCTGAGAAACTCAATAATCTTTAactccatctcctccttcacGCTTGTCAAAGTCACAACTTCAATCTTTTCTTCTCTGGTGGACATGCTGGCAGAGCAGAATGCCAAAGACTCTAAGAATTCCGACCACTGCTTTGAATAGAGCATGCACTCATATTCCGAGGTGACCGCTATGCTGAACTCGCAAATCAAGGACTTAAGCAATTTACAGGCCTCGTTCACCATATGCAGGGAAAGCGATGTGATTGTGACCACACAGTCTGCCACTGTGTAAGTGGCCAGCAGGCCTTGCTGTGACAGAGTCTGCTGCAGCCTGCCCTTCACCTCTTCCCTTGCTAGGAACCTGGCCTTCACCACATCGTATGTAAGATGCACCTGGGCAACTTCAGTGAAGAACTCCAGGATCTGACTCTTCAGCTGTTCGACACAAGGCTGGCCAGGCCCGGACATCTCCACAGCATTGTCCGTGATTTTGATCTCAAAGCCTGGGTGAGACTGTCGGAGGTCCTGGAGGAGTTGGCTGCTTTTAAACAGGCCGAGTTTCAATGGATCAGGCAGAGAGATTTTACTGGATGAAGGTGTGGAAGGTGCACTCTGTAGAAGGGTCTCCCTGCTCTGATCAGCTGCTCCTGCCCCTGGTGCTGAGTCAGGTGGAGACACCAAACCTGATGTATGTGCTGCTATGGGAGGACTAGTCTGTTCTTGCCCCAGACTCTCAGTGCGTGCATCCTCTGCACTTTGGGTATTAAGTTCCACGGTGCCATTCGGAGAGCTTGGGGATGGTAGATTTTTAATTGTTCCCAGAAAGTCAAAGTAAGGCTGGACTTTCAAATCACACTCATGCAATCTGTGGGTCCTTTTTAGGATTCGATCCACAGCTGTAAATTAACAAGGAAAAGCTGTTTGTAAGAAATATCTACACTCACACGGTTCCAAACTGATAACAATTCCAATCTAAACAGACATCTAGAATGCTGTAGCCTGTAATTCACAATACATTATCTCTACAAGAAACATAAAGGTAGTAATGTCATGAAGAGATTTAAAATACAGGTGTAAAACAATGATTCATGGCACAGTCCCAATTTTGCTATAATCACATCagttaattaattagttaattcATCTCTTTATGAAAAGGGTACATCTAATTACACCTTTGGTATCTTACCTTCAAAGTCCACAAAGCTGACTCTGGCTACCCCATCTGCAAGCATACAAACGTCCTTcacctcccctccacccccacgTTTATTCTCGAAGTAAAGGGTGAGCACGTCTTCAGTCACAGTGGGATGCACATTCTCCACCAAAATGGAGTCTGTCTGTTCTATCTGCTCTGGGTGAATTGCGGTGCCATCTAACTGCTTTGCAGTGATCTTTGAGAGCAAAGATTGAAAATCTGTCCGGATGAATCAGAAAGTTAAAAGAGCATACCACGTGGCACTTTACAGTATCATCCCTTAGGATCCCATTATCTACCAGCTCCTGCAGTGCACAATACACAAGTAAGAGGTAACCAAGTGATTGAACATTCCCCCATTATGAAATACTGTTTGCCATTTACGAAACTATTCTTGGTTTACTTTTTTTAAGGAAATTgaaccactttaaaaaggtacTACAAACCTTCCTTTGAGATGGGTGTGTGAAAGTGAATCAGAACCAGGT
Encoded here:
- the parp10 gene encoding protein mono-ADP-ribosyltransferase PARP10 — translated: MSEESLEDRTVEVSGIPATIEDELLGLYFENKRRSGGGPLTSLNRNGGCAVLVYGEAQVAARVLAKGPHVLQSVTLTVRKPAPKDPGKLLLRGINPQTSLELVELYVESVTGIETGDYTLYRSSGKDLVLIHFHTPISKEDFQSLLSKITAKQLDGTAIHPEQIEQTDSILVENVHPTVTEDVLTLYFENKRGGGGEVKDVCMLADGVARVSFVDFEAVDRILKRTHRLHECDLKVQPYFDFLGTIKNLPSPSSPNGTVELNTQSAEDARTESLGQEQTSPPIAAHTSGLVSPPDSAPGAGAADQSRETLLQSAPSTPSSSKISLPDPLKLGLFKSSQLLQDLRQSHPGFEIKITDNAVEMSGPGQPCVEQLKSQILEFFTEVAQVHLTYDVVKARFLAREEVKGRLQQTLSQQGLLATYTVADCVVTITSLSLHMVNEACKLLKSLICEFSIAVTSEYECMLYSKQWSEFLESLAFCSASMSTREEKIEVVTLTSVKEEMELKIIEFLSTPIQVETVITMEPGMLKYIQVHCHQLLADMDQVSVFPLEGEDVTGFRVHGNANACQAADELLRGVVSSVLTRDISVSQPGVARFLVEEEGTNILEEMKAKFQVYISMDKVHWVPLEDQDVFESAWKLTSQQNFQRNSSDSYHSSAQPLNSPLTGTDVNANDLSEADRGLLEEAKRLVSVFGGTLNSTSGPPSVNTIMDEEDLYTAADPDTLSSADNTGRQSADDSVNSAEDALRPAPEGGDSGELRVEDQEMDYAKQLSLEATSPDLTEDAMLSLAIQYSMESGRSSAADGEDELQKALEISKRTVQQCGAAAADSQLEQAIRVSLQDAIRAANTAEIRVYAGYSCDLIRVDIALGKKVSLRQCQETVQHKCLKNLSEHQKKCVDLIKRKHAVEIQIQGTTATISGFKDYVTEAVPDLKQLLKRISNIIPDSEILRTVQWVWHDSKSVPTPYPPNATAYIENAWKMKQKKIDIVFDGQPYSIDFEKMKEYNISSGKSVQISRKLLSSADLYTDIPDEDVSVLSNLPEASRVDEDSDEFQNVVKEFYDSIQEYHNKIKIIKVEKLMNTLLYNQYKLKKASMLQSASDPEVERTLYHGTSETSVKEICIHGFNRSFCGKNATVYGQGVYFAVNSAISVQDQYSPPNADGHKYVFVTKVLTGDFTKGKHEMKTAPLKEGSDIPLRYHSVVDKMDSPTLFVIFNDTQAYPEYLITCQKIRG